From the genome of Brassica oleracea var. oleracea cultivar TO1000 chromosome C4, BOL, whole genome shotgun sequence:
ACCATAGCAAGTCAGCAAACAAGGAAAAGAAAAAATGTTTTTATATATACCTGATGAGAGAAAGCATAAGCCAAAGCTCTTTCTCGTTTGATCATAGCTTCTTCTCTTTGATGTATCCTTTCTAAGATTTCATCTTTGGTCTCTGTCCCACCGTTCCATTCAACCTGCATTTGTATCTCTTTGATGATGTTCTTTTGTCTAAATATGGTCAAACTCAGCTCTAGATAGTTTCATACCTCAATATCATGAAGCTTGGCCTCAAGCTTCTGCTGATTCTCTAATCTTTTATGAATCAGTCGGCCTTCCATGACCATGCCAACCCGGCGAGCCTTAATCTGAGACTGTATATTACTCCATGAGTGAAGATACTTCAATGTAACTGCTGCTTGCTTCTTCACTGGTTGTTTTTCAGTTAACAGCTTTGCTCTTGCTATTCCTTTTAGTCGCTGTAACATTTTCCTAGCCTGTGTGAGAAAAAAATAACAAAAACTATGAAGCTGGTTATTATAAATGAACACAGAATGTATAAACTCTAGTCAATGCACCTTATAGGCTTTAAAAGCAGTCTGGATTCGAGTTGCAGCCCGATCCTCGCTAAGAAAAACTAGTGATGCAGAACCTGTAACATTCTTCTTGGACACTTTTGGTTTTATAAACCCCTGTCACAAAGAAGGACACTGCTTGTAATCTGCAATGATGATCACACCAATGTAAAACAACATACCTTCTCACTCTTTCTGCTTGTTTGTTTCCATTTCTTGGAACCAATTATTGCTTTGAAAAAATTCCCACAACCCATCTCAGACTCTTGTCACTTGTCACCAAAACACCTTGTATGCATGCAAAATGCCTTCAACCCTGAGATGGAAGAGAAACATTCTGGCTGAAATGATGAAGGATCTAGTAAAGACAATTACCGGTAGTATTCTTGTAACTACACAAGTGTACAGTAAATTGCATATGCCTCTTAAAAAATCTACTAACTCAAAGAGAAACTCTTGTGTGCATACACTCACAAAAAAGTTGAACCTTACTGCAACTACTAGAGTGGGTTATTGAAGTCATTATTCATACACAAGTACCCAATAGAAAATTCAGTTCAGCTGGAAAAGAGGGAGGGTTAGGTGAAGTAACATGAAACCAAACCACAAACCCTTATGTGAAAAAAGATTCCCAATGGTATGAGAGAAAGTAAAATCGAATAAAGGATCGAAATAAACTGAAGAATTCTCTAATCCAAATTAACTATTCTCAATATCCAATCTACAAAACATTAACCAGCACGGACATTCCACTTTTTCAGCTAAAAAATAGATGGATAGATACCTAGAAAGAAGCTCGTGAAGAAACTGAAAGCTGGTATTGGCAGTGAACTTGAAGAAGATTGAAACTGAGAGAGGAAAAAAAAAACAGAACAGAGGTTTTGTGAACTGAAGGATTAGAAGGTTTTTTCTTTTCCTCGGTGTCTAGCTGTAGTAAGGAAGAAGTAAAGAGTTATAAAAGGGAAATCATTACGGCTGGAAAAGATTATAATTAGGCTGGGAATCAAAATTATAATGAGTGATTGTTGCTAAATCAAAATGTCAGTGTGTCACACCAACCAACAGTCTTAAGAAAATTAATACTACTAACTAGGGTATAAGATCTGTCAGGTTGGACTGTGATTTATCACGTTGTCTTACCGTCTCTTTAAAGCTACCAAAAGGTCAAAACCATATTGTCACGAAGAGTTCATAAAGTTCATTCATGATACTATTTCGAATTTCCGTGACGCGTAAGTACATCTCTAAACTTAGAAGTTGAAAGAAGTGACATTAATCACCAGATACCAAATGTGGAGAACTTTGAAAACTTAAAGCAAACATCAAGAATCGAGCTAGGGGCCACAAACTTGAAATATATTACATTTGGTATCAAATAGTTTCTCAAAGTGGTTGTTCTGATTACCAGAAAAAAATGATTAACAAGAAAAGAAATGGTTAGCAGACTCCTTTAACTTTGGCTGAGGGGTGTGAAGTAGAAATGGCGAACAGGTTGTCCCGTCCCATCTCGTCCCGGACTGCAGCGGGATTGTCTTCAAGCGGATCACGACGGGTCAGGTCCGCGCGGGCTGCGGTCTTCGGAATAGCTGCCCAAACCGTCCTGCTATATGTACAAGCCTTTGTGGATCGACCTGCGGGCAACATAACGCTTTAGGTCACTCTGGGACATGTCGTCGATTGAACTGGACATGATTTATCACTAATTGATTTGCTTATTTGTTATTCAAAACAATAGTTGTAGTTACTTTTGCTACACTCCAAACATATTAACATACCATGTAAAGACAATTGCATAAAATATTTTTCATTAGCTTATAATTCATAAGTTCATAACCAATGCTTTAGTTTGATGAATCCATAAATTAAATAAAACCAAACACCAAATCAAAGATGTCAATCCCAAAGTAAATAAAAAAGAGAACCCCAAATCAAAACATCGCCGGAGCTCAAATCGTCATCGTTTGAGCTCGAATCATCATTGCAATCGCTGGAGCTTGAATTGTCATCGCTAGAGCCTTTCATTTTTCTCGGGGGAAGTCACACGAATCACCTTCTTCTCATTCTCTCTCTTATTTTTTCATGTAAAACAAAAAAATGTAGAGAAAAAGACGCGGGTCCTTGTAATCCCGCATAGTTTTCTTTGGTCCATCCCAAAAAAGTCCAATCCCGCAATAACCCATCCCGTGAGACCCACTAATTTGCGAGCCTAAAAAACTGGCCCAATACTGCCCTGCGATAATCTTTACGGGTCAGACCTGCGGTACAAGTTCATGATTACCATCTCTAGTGTGAAGTCTCCAAAGTCAGTTGATTTGAACTACCAGTTTTGTAACCATCTACTGCAGACAAGATACAAAATTGGTTAGTGAAGCGTTTTAAGGAAGATTATGAAAATGTCCAGATAGTTAAAAGAAAATTTATGTGGACACTCAGCAGCTCATCCATCACATCTGTGGTTTGTACCTAATTGGCTAATTCTAGTGAAGGTCGTTATATTGCTTGAGTTTAGGTCATATATACATATGCTATATTGGGTTGTTAAGACGGGCTTTTTCTACACAGCCCAGTCCAGCCTGTTGGACAAAACTGAAGATGTTGATGATTCTTTGGGATCTTTGATGTGATTATGGTTCTTTTAGATTTTCCAATTGTTTTATAATTTTCTTTAAATAAAAACATAATTAAATCGTTGGTTTTCTTTTATATTTAAGTTAAGTTGTTTTTTTATATAAAAATTCTATAAGATAGCCTTTTTAGTTTATTTTCACAAAAATAGATCTCAAAGAGGAAAATGACCAAAAAAGTTTTATTAAAAGATAAATATACATTTATATTCTTGAGTTAACTAATCTAGACTTAGGGTTTAAAGTTAAAATTGAGGGTGGGGTTCCAAATTTAAAAAATGAAAATAAAAATAAAAAATTTAAAATAAAATAAAAAACTATTTTAGTCATTTTATTTTTTGAAAACTATTTTAGTGACAGAAATTTAAAATAAACTATTTAAGAGAATTGCTTAGTATTGTAAATTGTTTAAAATTTAAACCT
Proteins encoded in this window:
- the LOC106341392 gene encoding protein IQ-DOMAIN 1-like; protein product: MGCGNFFKAIIGSKKWKQTSRKSEKGFIKPKVSKKNVTGSASLVFLSEDRAATRIQTAFKAYKARKMLQRLKGIARAKLLTEKQPVKKQAAVTLKYLHSWSNIQSQIKARRVGMVMEGRLIHKRLENQQKLEAKLHDIEVEWNGGTETKDEILERIHQREEAMIKRERALAYAFSHQWKADGKTQWLGGYELGNTNWGWSWKERWIAARPWEVRYSLTPKKRKSLKTVCCKSETKSNSPVKRGVSLSSVSAKAPFPGAVKPHRL